Proteins encoded in a region of the Paucidesulfovibrio longus DSM 6739 genome:
- a CDS encoding DUF47 domain-containing protein has product MSLRLPLFGLLSKKSPMEGLVEHYDKISECINIINESLECYVTGGSCREMEELAEGIAEVEREADAIKRRIRNHLPRQLFMAVEKVLFLNYTNKQDNILDSAEDALEWLAMRRLAVPHAFQKDLVNLLDGVDRAATLLGPALKATIDLVEGRSIDREGTKDTYRQVRNVRAEVREMVKSLTRKIYNSDMDFKDIYQLVHFVDCLGEMSHNCSSCVDGLRAMIAR; this is encoded by the coding sequence ATGTCCCTGCGATTGCCGCTTTTCGGACTGCTGTCCAAGAAGTCCCCCATGGAGGGACTCGTCGAGCACTACGACAAGATCAGCGAGTGCATCAACATCATCAACGAATCCCTGGAATGCTACGTCACGGGCGGCAGCTGCCGGGAGATGGAAGAGCTGGCCGAAGGCATCGCCGAGGTCGAGCGCGAGGCCGACGCCATCAAGCGGCGCATCCGCAACCATCTGCCCAGGCAGCTGTTCATGGCCGTGGAAAAGGTGCTCTTCCTGAACTACACGAACAAGCAGGACAACATCCTCGACTCCGCCGAGGACGCCCTGGAATGGCTGGCCATGCGCCGCCTGGCCGTGCCCCACGCCTTCCAGAAGGATCTCGTGAACCTGCTCGACGGCGTGGACCGCGCCGCAACCCTGCTCGGCCCCGCGCTCAAGGCCACCATCGACCTCGTGGAAGGCCGCTCCATCGACCGCGAAGGCACCAAGGACACCTACCGCCAGGTGCGCAACGTGCGCGCCGAGGTCCGCGAGATGGTCAAGAGCCTGACGCGGAAGATCTACAACTCGGACATGGACTTCAAGGACATCTACCAGCTCGTGCACTTCGTGGACTGCCTGGGCGAGATGTCCCACAACTGCTCCAGCTGCGTGGACGGCCTGCGGGCCATGATCGCGCGCTAG
- a CDS encoding type II toxin-antitoxin system PemK/MazF family toxin, with protein MGYPGGRRCVGSFAIGEVVLIPFPFTNQNGSKVRPAIVVSGVPGDDNILCAVTSQCPHVIPGVEILEQDFASGSLRLEPSYALPSKLLVAEDSLIRRAVGTLEPRKISEIRAAIKTLFED; from the coding sequence ATGGGATACCCCGGAGGAAGACGCTGCGTGGGCTCATTTGCAATAGGTGAAGTCGTTCTCATCCCGTTTCCCTTCACCAATCAGAACGGTTCAAAAGTCCGACCAGCCATAGTCGTCTCCGGAGTCCCAGGGGACGACAATATCCTTTGCGCCGTCACCTCGCAGTGCCCCCATGTCATTCCCGGAGTCGAGATTCTGGAACAGGACTTCGCATCCGGTTCGCTCCGCCTGGAACCAAGTTATGCCCTGCCTTCAAAACTCCTCGTCGCGGAAGACTCTCTTATCAGAAGAGCAGTCGGAACGCTCGAACCACGTAAGATTTCGGAAATCCGCGCGGCCATCAAAACTCTTTTCGAAGATTAA
- a CDS encoding HD-GYP domain-containing protein gives MFQESLTCAAPKTLSIVTSALHEFAESLGAAVDARDRHTRQHSEEVAQVAHALALRLGLPGCQADVIHVAAHLHDVGKIGLPDAVLFKPGPLDAAEWTLLKRHPEIGADIVRPVRALCDCGVREMILHHHERFDGQGYPHGLRGAAIPLGARIIAVADSLSAMMQNRPYRPAMPFASAREEILRCSGSQFDPGVVAAFERCAPMIGQLMEMLAE, from the coding sequence ATGTTTCAAGAAAGCCTGACCTGCGCCGCCCCCAAAACCCTGAGCATCGTCACCAGCGCCCTGCACGAGTTCGCCGAATCCCTGGGCGCGGCAGTGGACGCCCGCGACCGCCACACGCGCCAGCATTCCGAGGAGGTGGCCCAGGTGGCCCACGCCCTGGCCCTGCGCCTGGGGCTGCCCGGATGCCAGGCCGACGTGATCCACGTGGCCGCGCACCTGCACGACGTGGGCAAGATCGGCCTGCCGGACGCGGTGCTCTTCAAGCCCGGGCCCCTGGACGCCGCGGAGTGGACCCTGCTCAAGCGGCACCCGGAAATCGGCGCGGACATCGTCCGGCCCGTGCGCGCGCTCTGCGACTGCGGCGTGCGCGAGATGATCCTGCACCACCACGAACGCTTCGACGGCCAGGGCTACCCGCACGGACTGCGGGGCGCGGCCATTCCCCTGGGGGCGCGCATCATCGCCGTAGCCGACAGCCTCTCGGCCATGATGCAGAACCGGCCCTACCGTCCGGCCATGCCTTTTGCCTCGGCCAGGGAGGAAATCCTGCGCTGCTCCGGGAGCCAGTTCGACCCCGGGGTGGTGGCGGCCTTCGAGCGCTGCGCGCCCATGATCGGACAGCTCATGGAAATGCTCGCCGAGTAG
- a CDS encoding sigma-54 interaction domain-containing protein, with protein MPFPKNLPCEAVLDSLADGVFTVDHDWNITYFNSAAARITGTSQEDALGAKCWEVLRSGLCDGDCALGECIKEGVQVVNRTKFILRSDGEKIPVSISASALHDNEGRHIGGVETFRDLTEIHLMRKKVSDLYTFEDIVGKSQALTKVFQIMPQISKSEATVLLLGESGTGKELFASAIHNLSSRRNGPFVAVNCGALPDTLLESELFGYKAGAFTDAKKDKPGRFELAAGGTIFLDEIGDLPGKLQVKLLRVLQEKSFEPLGGTKTVPTDVRIVAATNRNLEERVAGGEFRQDLFYRLNVVTLRLPPLRERREDLPLLIDHFIQRHNALLGRNVEGVSEDVLSIFLRHDFPGNVRELENILEYAFILCQEGFIQVEHLPENLQPHRPSEESIYEPGGSLEEIKCRAVLRALKRNQGRKMATCRELGISKDTLRRMLDRCRTLGA; from the coding sequence ATGCCTTTTCCCAAGAACCTGCCCTGCGAAGCCGTGCTCGACTCCCTGGCGGACGGCGTGTTCACGGTGGACCACGACTGGAACATCACCTACTTCAACAGTGCGGCGGCGCGCATCACGGGCACGAGCCAGGAGGACGCCCTGGGCGCGAAGTGTTGGGAGGTCTTGCGAAGCGGGCTTTGCGACGGGGATTGCGCCCTTGGCGAGTGCATCAAGGAGGGCGTGCAGGTGGTCAACCGGACCAAGTTCATCCTCCGTTCCGACGGGGAGAAGATTCCGGTGTCCATTTCGGCTTCGGCCCTGCATGACAACGAAGGCCGCCACATCGGCGGGGTGGAGACGTTCCGCGACCTGACAGAGATCCACCTCATGCGCAAGAAGGTCAGCGATCTTTACACCTTCGAGGACATCGTCGGCAAAAGCCAGGCCTTGACCAAGGTGTTTCAGATCATGCCGCAGATTTCCAAGAGCGAGGCCACGGTGCTTTTGCTCGGCGAGTCCGGCACGGGCAAGGAGCTTTTCGCCAGCGCGATCCACAACCTCAGCTCGCGGCGCAACGGACCGTTCGTGGCCGTGAACTGCGGAGCTCTGCCGGACACGCTGCTGGAGAGCGAGCTTTTCGGCTACAAGGCGGGCGCATTCACGGACGCCAAGAAGGACAAGCCGGGCCGTTTCGAGCTGGCTGCGGGCGGGACGATCTTTCTGGACGAAATCGGCGACTTGCCGGGCAAGCTCCAGGTCAAGCTGCTGCGCGTCTTGCAGGAGAAGTCCTTCGAGCCGCTGGGCGGCACCAAGACCGTGCCCACGGACGTGCGCATCGTGGCCGCCACCAACCGCAACCTGGAAGAGCGCGTGGCCGGCGGCGAGTTCCGCCAGGATCTCTTCTACCGCCTGAACGTGGTCACGCTGCGCCTGCCGCCCCTGCGCGAGCGCCGCGAGGATCTGCCCCTGCTCATCGACCACTTCATCCAGCGCCACAACGCGCTGCTCGGCCGCAACGTGGAGGGCGTCAGCGAGGACGTGCTTTCCATCTTCCTGCGCCACGACTTTCCCGGCAACGTGCGCGAGCTGGAAAACATCCTCGAATACGCCTTCATCCTCTGCCAGGAGGGCTTCATCCAGGTGGAGCACCTGCCGGAAAACCTCCAGCCGCATCGGCCGTCCGAAGAGAGCATCTACGAGCCGGGCGGCAGCCTGGAGGAGATCAAGTGCCGGGCGGTTCTGCGCGCGCTCAAGCGCAACCAGGGCCGGAAGATGGCCACCTGCCGCGAGCTGGGCATTTCCAAGGACACCCTGCGCCGCATGCTCGACCGCTGCCGCACGCTGGGCGCATAA
- a CDS encoding amylo-alpha-1,6-glucosidase: MDEIIKVAGEYYVLATSSLADDRRRVVKYANTFAVFDRFGDIQPIGLSEQGLYHEGTRFLSSLEFQIEGVRPLLLSSNVTRDNMLVTVDLTNPDILLEDGGMIPRGAIHVLRAKFLHEGVCHEKYRISNYGLADLDVRFSLKYQADFADIFEVRGERRERRGQAGDAQTNGREVILPYLGLDNIPRSTEIRFSHAPESVGDAQADFVLRIPARGSEEFLATTLCRTPKRDWAVPDRDAAWEAASYEMWNIFEHECVIRTSNEQFNELISRSVSDLAMLLTRENGALYPYAGIPWYSTPFGRDGIITALETLWLNPEVARGVLDYLAERQATDFNDGQDAEPGKILHEVRFGEMANTGELPYGKYYGSVDATPLFVVLAGRYLRRSGDQQYLHQLWPCIERCLEWIDRYGDRDGDGFLEYQRRTERGLTNQGWKDSADSVFHADGELAKGPIALVEAQAYAYMAKSEAARMAEELGMRKQAMQLHVQARELRKRFEKTFWDDRMGGYVLALDGEKRPCRVLSSNMGHCLFSGIVSPRRAESVTRLLMGREFNSGWGLRTIAEGQPRYNPMSYHNGSVWPHDNAMIAHGMAQYGFKSEAAEILRMMFDTSQQVDLHRLPELLCGFERRPGDGPTLYPVACSPQAWASAAAIYLLQACLGLTVHGGQKRVYLNSPVLPEFLDTVRVQGLKVGSGTLDLLFERHEKDVSVRIENREGDVGLTLTK, from the coding sequence ATGGACGAGATCATCAAAGTTGCCGGGGAATACTACGTTCTCGCAACGTCCTCACTAGCGGACGATCGCCGCAGGGTCGTCAAGTACGCGAACACATTCGCCGTGTTCGACCGCTTCGGCGACATCCAGCCCATCGGCCTGAGCGAGCAGGGCCTCTACCACGAGGGCACCCGCTTTCTTTCCAGCCTCGAGTTCCAGATCGAGGGCGTGCGCCCCCTGCTGCTCAGCTCCAACGTCACCCGCGACAACATGCTCGTGACCGTGGACCTGACCAACCCGGACATCCTCCTGGAAGACGGCGGCATGATCCCGCGCGGCGCAATCCACGTATTGCGCGCCAAATTCCTGCACGAGGGCGTCTGCCACGAAAAATACCGCATTTCCAACTACGGTCTCGCCGACCTGGACGTCCGCTTTTCCCTCAAATATCAGGCCGACTTCGCGGACATCTTCGAGGTGCGCGGCGAACGGCGCGAACGCCGGGGCCAGGCGGGCGACGCCCAAACCAACGGACGCGAGGTGATCCTGCCCTACCTCGGCCTGGACAACATCCCGCGCAGCACGGAGATTCGCTTTTCCCACGCCCCGGAAAGCGTCGGGGACGCGCAGGCCGATTTCGTCCTGCGCATTCCCGCGCGCGGCTCCGAGGAATTTCTGGCCACGACGCTCTGCCGCACGCCCAAGCGCGACTGGGCCGTGCCGGACCGCGACGCCGCCTGGGAGGCCGCGTCCTACGAGATGTGGAACATTTTCGAACACGAATGCGTGATCCGCACCTCCAACGAGCAGTTCAACGAGCTGATCAGCCGCTCGGTGTCCGACCTGGCCATGCTGCTCACGCGGGAGAACGGCGCGCTCTACCCCTATGCGGGCATTCCCTGGTACTCCACGCCCTTCGGCCGGGACGGAATCATCACGGCTCTGGAAACGCTCTGGCTCAACCCGGAAGTGGCGCGCGGCGTGCTCGACTATCTCGCGGAGCGGCAGGCCACGGACTTCAACGACGGCCAGGACGCGGAGCCGGGCAAGATCCTGCACGAGGTCCGCTTCGGGGAAATGGCCAACACCGGGGAACTGCCCTACGGCAAGTATTACGGCAGCGTGGACGCGACCCCGCTGTTCGTGGTCCTGGCCGGGCGCTACCTGCGCCGCAGCGGCGACCAGCAATATCTCCACCAGCTCTGGCCGTGCATCGAGCGCTGCCTGGAATGGATCGACAGGTACGGCGACCGGGACGGGGACGGTTTTCTCGAATACCAGCGCCGCACCGAACGCGGGCTGACCAACCAGGGCTGGAAGGATTCCGCGGACAGCGTGTTCCACGCGGACGGGGAGCTTGCCAAAGGCCCCATTGCCCTCGTGGAAGCCCAGGCCTACGCCTACATGGCCAAGAGCGAAGCCGCGCGCATGGCCGAGGAACTGGGCATGCGCAAGCAGGCCATGCAGCTGCACGTCCAGGCCAGGGAGCTGCGCAAGCGTTTCGAAAAGACCTTCTGGGACGATCGGATGGGAGGATACGTCTTGGCCCTGGACGGCGAAAAGCGGCCCTGCCGCGTGCTTTCCTCCAACATGGGCCATTGCCTCTTTTCCGGCATCGTTTCCCCGCGCAGGGCCGAAAGCGTCACCCGCCTGCTCATGGGCCGGGAGTTCAACTCCGGCTGGGGCCTGCGGACCATCGCCGAGGGCCAGCCGCGCTACAATCCCATGAGCTACCACAACGGCTCGGTCTGGCCCCACGACAACGCCATGATCGCCCACGGCATGGCCCAGTACGGTTTCAAGAGCGAGGCGGCGGAAATCCTGCGGATGATGTTCGACACCAGCCAGCAGGTGGACCTGCACCGCCTGCCGGAACTGCTCTGCGGTTTCGAACGGCGGCCGGGCGACGGTCCCACGCTCTACCCCGTGGCCTGCTCCCCCCAGGCCTGGGCCTCGGCCGCGGCCATCTACCTGCTCCAGGCCTGCCTGGGGCTGACCGTGCACGGCGGCCAGAAGCGCGTCTACCTGAACAGTCCCGTGCTCCCGGAATTCCTGGACACGGTGCGCGTCCAGGGCCTCAAGGTCGGAAGCGGCACCTTGGACCTGCTCTTCGAGCGGCACGAAAAGGACGTCTCCGTGCGCATCGAAAACCGCGAGGGCGACGTGGGGCTGACCCTGACCAAATGA
- a CDS encoding inorganic phosphate transporter — protein sequence MDIYDLFFYMSLGAGFLMAFNLGANDVANSMASAVGARAISVRQAVFIASILNFVGAVLLGSHVTATVSKGIINASAISDPKVIMVGMFAALLAAGLWVLISTLTSLPVSSTHSIVGAIMGFGIVAGGPSVVNWLKMGGIVMSWIISPFFAAGISYFIFTHIRRNILYKAHFIEQARKWAPRWVALTVSLVIFSFLYKTPMGQSLGLHWAASLAVALLLSALVWQGGRVVMRRLVINPEDGAEAVEGVFRKMQVGTSCYVALSQGANDVANAIGPVAAIYLIAKQHKLLAQADVPLGILMLGGLGIAVGITVLGHKVMATVGEKITTLTNTRGFAVDFGAASTVLVASNMGLPVSTTHAAVGGVVGVGLARGFSAVDFRVLGKIVIYWVLTVPIAAFTSIVIFVLLKWLFL from the coding sequence ATGGACATCTACGATCTGTTTTTCTACATGTCTCTCGGGGCCGGTTTTCTCATGGCCTTCAACCTCGGCGCCAACGACGTGGCCAACAGCATGGCCTCGGCCGTGGGCGCAAGAGCCATCTCCGTTCGGCAGGCCGTGTTCATCGCCAGCATCCTCAACTTCGTGGGCGCGGTGCTGCTCGGCTCCCACGTCACGGCCACGGTCAGCAAGGGCATCATCAACGCCTCGGCCATCTCCGATCCCAAAGTGATCATGGTCGGCATGTTCGCGGCGCTGCTCGCGGCCGGGCTCTGGGTGCTCATCTCCACGCTGACGTCGCTCCCCGTAAGCTCGACCCACTCCATCGTGGGCGCGATCATGGGATTCGGCATCGTCGCGGGCGGCCCCAGCGTGGTCAACTGGCTGAAGATGGGCGGCATCGTCATGTCCTGGATCATCTCCCCCTTCTTCGCCGCGGGCATCTCCTACTTCATCTTCACGCACATCCGGCGGAACATCCTCTACAAGGCGCACTTCATCGAGCAGGCCCGCAAATGGGCCCCGCGCTGGGTCGCGCTGACCGTCTCGCTGGTGATTTTCTCCTTCCTCTACAAGACGCCCATGGGCCAGAGCCTGGGACTGCACTGGGCCGCCTCCCTGGCCGTGGCCCTGCTCCTGTCCGCGCTGGTCTGGCAGGGGGGGCGCGTCGTCATGCGGCGGCTGGTCATCAACCCCGAGGACGGCGCCGAGGCCGTGGAGGGCGTTTTCCGCAAGATGCAGGTCGGCACCTCCTGCTACGTGGCCCTCTCCCAGGGCGCCAACGACGTGGCCAACGCCATCGGCCCGGTGGCCGCCATCTACCTCATCGCCAAGCAGCACAAGCTCCTGGCCCAGGCCGACGTGCCCCTGGGCATCCTCATGCTCGGCGGGCTGGGCATCGCAGTGGGCATCACCGTGCTCGGCCACAAGGTCATGGCCACCGTGGGCGAAAAGATCACCACCCTGACCAACACGCGCGGCTTCGCCGTGGACTTCGGCGCGGCCAGCACCGTGCTCGTGGCCTCGAACATGGGCCTGCCCGTCTCCACCACCCACGCGGCCGTGGGAGGCGTGGTCGGGGTCGGCCTGGCGCGCGGATTCTCCGCCGTGGACTTCCGCGTGCTCGGAAAGATCGTGATCTACTGGGTGCTGACGGTGCCCATCGCGGCCTTCACGAGCATCGTGATCTTCGTGCTCCTGAAGTGGCTGTTCCTGTAA
- a CDS encoding glycosyltransferase family 4 protein: MKIAQVAPLHESVPPKLYGGTERVVHNLTEELVRKGHEVTLYASGDSTTSARLRPCCDEALRMNPECQNTVVHHVLMLERLFQDAREYDIIHFHVDYIHFPLLRRLDVAGLTTFHWRLDLPDFLPIACEFRELPVTSISFSQRRPLPQMNWVGNVYHGLPPESLRYEPKPEGYLAFLGRLSPEKGIEEAVEIAKRTRMPLKIAAKINDFERDYYEDILRPLFRHSLVEFLGEIDDSQKSGFLGNASALLFPIKWPEPFGLVMIEALACGTPVIAFPNGSVPEVLRHGVSAWIVDDVDRAVDAVGCLGMLSRRRCRAEFERRFTSEVMAENYLRIYERILSQRQQRAGGGKWTRSSKLPGNTTFSQRPH; encoded by the coding sequence ATGAAAATCGCTCAGGTCGCACCGCTCCACGAGAGCGTACCGCCGAAGCTCTACGGCGGGACCGAGCGCGTGGTGCACAATCTCACCGAGGAACTGGTCCGCAAGGGGCACGAGGTCACGCTCTACGCCAGCGGCGACAGCACGACCAGCGCGCGCCTGCGCCCCTGCTGCGACGAGGCCCTGCGCATGAATCCCGAATGCCAGAACACCGTGGTCCATCACGTCCTGATGCTGGAACGGCTTTTCCAGGACGCCCGCGAGTACGACATCATCCACTTCCACGTGGACTACATCCATTTCCCGCTGCTGCGCCGCCTCGACGTGGCCGGTCTGACCACCTTTCACTGGCGGCTCGACCTGCCCGACTTTCTGCCCATCGCCTGCGAATTCCGCGAACTGCCCGTTACTTCCATCTCCTTCTCCCAGCGCCGCCCCCTGCCGCAAATGAACTGGGTGGGCAACGTCTACCACGGCCTGCCTCCGGAAAGCCTGCGGTATGAGCCGAAACCGGAAGGCTACCTCGCCTTCCTGGGCCGCCTGAGTCCGGAAAAGGGCATCGAGGAGGCCGTGGAAATCGCCAAAAGGACGCGCATGCCCCTGAAGATCGCGGCCAAGATCAACGATTTCGAGCGCGACTACTACGAGGACATCCTCCGTCCGCTCTTTCGGCATTCCCTGGTGGAATTTCTGGGCGAGATCGACGATTCGCAAAAAAGCGGCTTTCTCGGCAATGCCTCGGCGCTGCTCTTCCCCATAAAATGGCCCGAGCCGTTCGGCCTGGTCATGATCGAGGCCCTGGCCTGCGGCACGCCCGTGATCGCCTTTCCCAACGGCTCCGTGCCCGAAGTGCTGCGCCACGGCGTCAGCGCCTGGATCGTGGACGACGTGGACCGCGCCGTGGACGCGGTGGGCTGCCTGGGCATGCTCAGCCGACGGCGCTGCCGGGCCGAGTTCGAGCGGCGCTTCACCAGCGAGGTCATGGCCGAGAACTACCTGCGCATCTACGAACGAATTCTGAGCCAGCGCCAGCAGCGCGCCGGAGGAGGGAAATGGACGAGATCATCAAAGTTGCCGGGGAATACTACGTTCTCGCAACGTCCTCACTAG
- a CDS encoding NifB/NifX family molybdenum-iron cluster-binding protein, whose translation MIVCLACYQDRLASVFENASEFRLYRVDDEKNIYPAGHVSLPSKDPTDRTSAILACGVNLLVCGGVCGGVRKTLESSGMDLRPWLRGGVDEVLEAFRKDELDRLSMPGCRCRRGGFDDGRADPGQSQKRPPGLGPRCRRFAEGMARAATEKGEQSMKVAISSEGPGLESRMDPRFGRAAGFLLHDLETGTTEYVDNEQNLSLPQGAGIQSAQTVAGAGAAAVITGHMGPKAFLALEKGGIKVYLGAQGSAGENLEAYKAGKLAPADGPDKEGHW comes from the coding sequence ATGATCGTATGCCTTGCCTGTTATCAGGACCGACTAGCCTCGGTTTTCGAGAACGCCAGCGAGTTCCGGCTCTACCGCGTCGACGACGAGAAGAATATTTACCCCGCGGGCCACGTATCCCTTCCCTCAAAGGACCCAACGGACAGGACATCCGCCATATTGGCCTGCGGGGTAAACCTTCTCGTCTGCGGCGGGGTTTGCGGCGGCGTGCGCAAGACCCTGGAATCCTCCGGCATGGACCTGCGTCCCTGGCTTCGCGGCGGGGTGGACGAGGTGCTGGAGGCGTTTCGCAAGGACGAGCTGGACCGGCTGTCCATGCCGGGCTGCCGATGCCGTCGCGGCGGTTTCGATGACGGGCGGGCCGATCCGGGACAATCCCAGAAAAGGCCGCCCGGACTGGGGCCGCGCTGCCGACGTTTTGCCGAGGGCATGGCTCGCGCCGCAACGGAAAAAGGAGAACAAAGCATGAAAGTAGCCATCAGCAGCGAGGGACCGGGCCTGGAGAGCAGGATGGACCCCCGGTTCGGCCGCGCAGCGGGATTTTTGCTCCACGACCTGGAAACAGGGACGACCGAATACGTGGACAACGAGCAGAACCTCAGCCTGCCGCAGGGCGCGGGCATCCAGTCGGCCCAGACCGTGGCGGGCGCGGGCGCGGCCGCGGTGATCACCGGGCACATGGGCCCCAAGGCTTTCCTGGCCCTGGAAAAGGGCGGCATCAAGGTCTACCTCGGAGCGCAGGGAAGCGCGGGGGAGAATCTCGAAGCCTACAAGGCGGGCAAGCTGGCCCCGGCGGACGGTCCGGACAAGGAAGGCCACTGGTAG
- a CDS encoding iron-sulfur cluster carrier protein MrpORP, translating to MSDACGSCSSNQGAGGCSGCEPEDQKLTKTLSRIKHKIVVLSGKGGVGKSTVATNIAVGLALAGKQVGLLDVDVHGPSIPRLLSMQDKQPHIGHEIIEPISWSKNLWVMSLGFMLPSRDDAVIWRGPVKMGLIKQFVRDVAWGDLDFLIVDCPPGTGDEPLSALQTIGPEAYAVIVTTPQGVAIDDVRRSVTFCRQVGNPVLGIVENMSGFACPDCGKVYNIFNSGGGEALAREMNVPFLGRIPIEPEVARSADEGFPYVKVEHDSPAAQAFNRVIKPMLKMADSLQEKPASELPTLERLAKGNGSLRVALPVAEGKLCQHFGHCQQFAVYDIDTATKGVVASTNETPPTHEPGVFPKWIAGLKVDLVLAGGMGAKAQSLLKEEGVQVLVGAPSVDPEEVLKSWLEGTLQTGANTCDH from the coding sequence ATGAGTGACGCTTGCGGCAGCTGCTCGTCCAACCAGGGCGCTGGCGGCTGTTCCGGTTGCGAGCCGGAAGACCAGAAACTGACGAAGACCCTTTCCCGCATCAAGCACAAGATCGTGGTCCTTTCCGGCAAGGGCGGCGTGGGCAAGTCCACCGTGGCCACGAACATCGCCGTGGGCCTGGCCCTGGCGGGCAAGCAGGTCGGCCTGCTCGACGTGGACGTGCACGGTCCCAGCATTCCCCGCCTGCTCAGCATGCAGGACAAGCAGCCCCACATCGGCCACGAGATCATCGAGCCCATTTCCTGGAGCAAGAACCTCTGGGTCATGTCCCTGGGCTTCATGCTGCCCAGCCGCGACGACGCGGTGATCTGGCGCGGCCCGGTCAAGATGGGCCTGATCAAGCAGTTCGTGCGCGACGTGGCCTGGGGCGACCTCGATTTCCTCATCGTGGACTGCCCCCCGGGCACGGGCGACGAGCCTCTTTCCGCGCTCCAGACCATCGGCCCGGAAGCCTACGCCGTGATCGTGACCACCCCCCAGGGCGTGGCCATCGACGACGTGCGCCGCTCCGTGACCTTCTGCCGCCAGGTGGGCAACCCCGTGCTGGGCATCGTGGAGAACATGTCCGGCTTCGCCTGCCCGGACTGCGGCAAGGTCTACAACATCTTCAATTCCGGCGGCGGCGAGGCCCTGGCCCGCGAGATGAACGTGCCCTTCCTGGGACGCATCCCCATCGAGCCGGAAGTGGCCCGTTCCGCGGACGAGGGCTTCCCCTACGTCAAGGTCGAGCACGACAGCCCGGCTGCCCAGGCGTTCAACCGGGTCATCAAGCCCATGCTCAAGATGGCCGACAGCCTTCAGGAAAAGCCCGCGAGCGAGCTGCCCACCCTGGAGCGGCTCGCCAAGGGCAACGGCTCCCTGCGCGTGGCCCTGCCCGTTGCCGAGGGCAAGCTCTGCCAGCACTTCGGCCATTGCCAGCAGTTCGCGGTCTACGACATCGACACCGCGACCAAGGGCGTTGTCGCGAGCACCAACGAAACCCCGCCGACGCATGAGCCGGGCGTGTTCCCCAAGTGGATCGCCGGGCTGAAGGTGGATCTCGTCCTTGCGGGCGGCATGGGCGCCAAGGCCCAGTCCCTGCTCAAGGAAGAGGGCGTGCAGGTGCTCGTGGGCGCGCCGTCCGTGGATCCGGAAGAGGTTCTCAAGAGCTGGCTGGAGGGAACCCTCCAGACCGGCGCCAATACCTGCGATCATTAG